A window of Mucilaginibacter paludis DSM 18603 contains these coding sequences:
- a CDS encoding arsenic transporter, with amino-acid sequence MNNTLIWIISFLAIAGVIIRPFKITEAVYAVAGAALLLLFQVIKPGDALSGVSKGLDVYLFLTGMMLLAETAREEKLFDWLAAHATLMAKGSSNRLFLLIYLVGVVVTTFLSNDATAVVLTPAVAAAVKAAEVKKPLPYLLICAFIANAASFMLPISNPANLVIYGSHMPALMHWLSLYFIPSVCAIVVTYLMLRFTQRNCFKEKIKTDIDLPRLSQEGKTAFIGIGATAIILLISSAMDIQLGLPTAITGIITTVIVLLKAKKSPLIIIKGISWAVLPLVAGLFVIVEALNKTGMIQSLTSALNYSISHSVSGAAWLSGAAVAVTCNLMNNLPAGLIAGNILQSGHTPEMVKSAVLIGIDLGPNLSITGSLATILWLVALRREDQEVSAWTFLKLGGVIMTTALIAALAALWI; translated from the coding sequence ATGAATAACACCCTTATCTGGATTATTTCCTTCCTGGCTATTGCTGGGGTTATCATCCGCCCGTTTAAAATAACCGAGGCCGTTTACGCGGTTGCGGGCGCCGCTTTGCTGCTCTTATTTCAAGTTATTAAGCCCGGCGATGCGCTCTCCGGAGTATCAAAGGGCTTAGACGTATACCTTTTTCTAACCGGCATGATGCTGCTGGCCGAAACAGCAAGGGAAGAAAAGTTATTTGATTGGCTGGCAGCCCACGCTACCCTGATGGCCAAAGGTTCATCTAACCGGCTATTTTTGCTCATTTACCTGGTTGGCGTGGTGGTTACTACTTTTCTTTCAAATGATGCTACAGCCGTTGTATTAACGCCTGCAGTAGCAGCTGCGGTAAAAGCAGCAGAGGTAAAAAAGCCCTTACCCTATTTACTGATCTGTGCATTTATAGCCAACGCGGCATCTTTCATGTTGCCGATATCAAACCCGGCCAACCTGGTTATCTACGGCAGCCACATGCCTGCTTTAATGCATTGGCTGAGCCTGTATTTTATACCATCTGTTTGTGCCATAGTGGTAACCTATTTGATGCTGCGCTTTACCCAGCGCAATTGTTTTAAAGAAAAAATTAAAACAGATATCGATTTGCCCCGGCTGAGCCAGGAAGGTAAAACGGCCTTCATCGGTATCGGAGCAACAGCAATCATCCTGCTCATCTCTTCGGCAATGGATATTCAACTGGGCTTGCCTACGGCCATCACAGGTATAATCACGACAGTAATTGTCCTTTTAAAAGCTAAAAAAAGTCCGTTGATCATTATTAAAGGTATATCATGGGCAGTACTTCCGCTGGTAGCCGGGCTGTTTGTGATTGTTGAAGCGCTCAACAAAACCGGCATGATCCAAAGTTTGACTTCAGCATTAAATTATAGCATCTCGCACTCGGTATCTGGCGCAGCCTGGCTCAGTGGCGCTGCAGTAGCGGTTACTTGTAACTTAATGAACAACCTGCCTGCAGGCTTGATAGCCGGAAATATTTTACAAAGCGGCCACACGCCGGAAATGGTTAAAAGCGCTGTTCTCATCGGCATAGACCTTGGACCAAATCTTTCTATAACCGGCTCCCTGGCTACAATTCTGTGGCTGGTTGCTTTACGGCGGGAAGATCAGGAGGTGAGCGCCTGGACCTTTTTGAAATTAGGCGGGGTGATCATGACTACGGCATTAATTGCTGCGTTAGCCGCGTTATGGATATGA
- a CDS encoding metallophosphoesterase family protein, with product MSSAPLIFAHIGDLHITKAREQNYIDLLSIVAQIETELSNQLDFVLLPGDNADNGLPEQYKLVATALKMLSIPVYLLAGDHDMEQGGLDYFYQMPVARQLPLSVAIKGKRCLFIDVCGSGSGGPDFRIGNQQFAWLQKELDDSKNQDEEILLFMHTFPSDLKDKDEQVKLNRLLETYRVVLVDMGHTHYNEITNNGQTVFTATRSTGQIEEGPVGYSIISINQGIVSWRFKHLADPFPFVLITAPADYRLINNPNQFVSGKYRVSATVFGSKQIERAEFQDAQDEWTEMIFNNSQKTWSAEIDAANQPLNSVTVKATDQTGRPGQWTIHPATTQYKLPERVKDGSDVDTIGAWTENGVFGTQLGPNRNGKPS from the coding sequence ATGTCTTCAGCTCCACTCATCTTCGCCCACATCGGCGATTTACACATCACTAAAGCCAGGGAGCAAAATTATATTGATCTGCTCTCCATTGTGGCCCAGATCGAGACTGAGTTAAGCAACCAGCTCGACTTCGTGCTGTTACCAGGCGACAATGCCGATAACGGCCTGCCGGAACAGTATAAGCTTGTGGCAACTGCTTTAAAAATGCTGAGCATCCCGGTTTACCTGCTTGCCGGCGACCACGACATGGAGCAGGGTGGCCTTGATTATTTTTACCAGATGCCTGTAGCGCGCCAACTGCCACTATCCGTTGCGATTAAAGGAAAACGATGCTTGTTTATTGATGTATGCGGCAGCGGTAGCGGCGGGCCAGATTTCAGGATCGGCAACCAGCAGTTTGCGTGGTTGCAAAAAGAACTGGATGACTCTAAAAATCAAGATGAAGAAATCTTGCTTTTTATGCATACCTTCCCGTCAGATCTTAAAGATAAGGATGAACAAGTGAAGCTTAACAGGCTGCTCGAAACATACAGAGTTGTTTTGGTAGATATGGGACATACCCATTATAATGAGATTACAAATAACGGCCAGACCGTATTTACTGCCACCCGGTCTACCGGCCAGATTGAGGAAGGGCCGGTAGGCTACAGCATTATCAGCATAAACCAGGGAATTGTAAGCTGGCGATTTAAACACCTGGCCGATCCGTTCCCCTTTGTGCTGATCACTGCTCCGGCTGACTATCGTTTAATCAACAACCCCAATCAGTTTGTCAGCGGGAAATATAGGGTATCAGCAACGGTTTTCGGGTCGAAGCAAATCGAGCGGGCTGAATTCCAGGATGCCCAGGATGAATGGACCGAAATGATTTTCAACAATTCGCAGAAGACCTGGTCAGCAGAGATTGACGCTGCAAACCAGCCTCTTAATAGTGTGACCGTAAAGGCCACCGACCAAACGGGGCGCCCCGGACAATGGACGATACATCCGGCAACGACACAGTATAAACTACCCGAACGTGTTAAAGACGGTAGCGACGTAGACACCATAGGTGCCTGGACCGAAAACGGCGTGTTCGGCACCCAGCTTGGTCCAAACAGAAACGGAAAACCTTCCTGA
- a CDS encoding MFS transporter, whose protein sequence is MSDKQNNVTVDKRVIWPLQSVNFFMADLQAGVGPFLGIFLLAHGWKSGMIGSVMTIGGVAGMIMTIPAGALIDATKRKRFYVVISAIFTIIASCIILITQDFWLVSISQVATAIAGSAIGPAIIGITLGIVKQKGFNRQNGYNQAYNHAGNVVGAALSGYLGYKFGMTAIFILSGLFGVLAIICTLLIPGKAIDDRAARGMKDDGDDAKANGLKVLLQCKPLLILAGALAFFHLGNGAMLPLYGIAAAANHQGNASVFVAMTIVIAQVVMIATSLLAMRMAESKGYWLVLLISFLSLPVRGFIAAHMISHTGLYPVQILDGIGAGLQSVAVPGLVAHILNGTGRVNIGQGAVMTVQGLGAALSPAIGGWIAQSIGYSTTFMVLGAFAIGSVLLWLVFSKMLKEAC, encoded by the coding sequence ATGAGCGATAAACAAAACAACGTTACGGTAGATAAAAGGGTCATCTGGCCCTTACAATCTGTCAATTTCTTTATGGCAGACCTACAGGCGGGCGTGGGGCCTTTCCTTGGTATTTTCTTACTGGCCCACGGCTGGAAAAGCGGAATGATCGGTTCTGTTATGACCATCGGCGGCGTAGCCGGCATGATCATGACTATCCCGGCCGGGGCACTTATTGACGCTACTAAACGCAAACGGTTCTACGTAGTTATTTCTGCCATCTTCACCATCATTGCCTCCTGCATTATATTGATCACTCAGGATTTCTGGCTGGTCAGTATCTCGCAGGTAGCCACGGCAATTGCTGGCTCTGCCATCGGGCCTGCTATCATTGGCATCACGTTAGGCATTGTCAAACAAAAAGGGTTTAACCGGCAAAATGGCTATAATCAGGCTTACAACCATGCTGGCAACGTTGTTGGTGCTGCCTTGTCCGGATATCTCGGATATAAATTTGGAATGACCGCAATATTCATCCTTTCCGGATTATTTGGCGTTTTAGCCATTATATGTACCCTGTTGATACCGGGCAAAGCTATAGACGACAGGGCGGCCAGGGGAATGAAAGATGATGGAGATGATGCCAAAGCCAATGGCTTAAAAGTTTTATTGCAATGTAAGCCACTTTTGATCCTTGCGGGTGCGCTGGCTTTTTTTCATCTCGGTAACGGAGCCATGCTACCCTTATATGGAATTGCCGCTGCTGCAAACCATCAGGGTAATGCTTCCGTTTTTGTGGCGATGACTATTGTAATTGCACAAGTGGTAATGATAGCTACTTCATTACTGGCGATGCGTATGGCAGAAAGCAAGGGCTATTGGCTGGTGTTATTGATTTCATTTCTTTCGCTTCCGGTACGGGGCTTCATAGCGGCTCACATGATCAGCCATACAGGTTTATACCCTGTTCAAATATTAGACGGTATAGGAGCCGGTTTACAAAGCGTTGCTGTGCCGGGTCTGGTTGCTCATATATTAAACGGAACAGGAAGGGTGAATATCGGGCAGGGAGCAGTAATGACGGTACAGGGTTTAGGCGCCGCATTAAGTCCGGCTATCGGTGGCTGGATTGCACAAAGTATCGGTTATAGCACAACCTTTATGGTGCTGGGCGCCTTCGCCATTGGTTCTGTTTTACTTTGGTTGGTGTTCTCAAAAATGTTAAAAGAAGCTTGCTAA
- a CDS encoding sensor histidine kinase produces MYRKNFGIKLKITIAFSLIFILLSFSFNLYCYRQIRSLMIADNDAGLLARANALLSKIEISPVIIPLPDNNTDIRVFYHSGSKIITVFESPGIIKKIKTPLKTGVTDTLGMRVAYVVNNNEENPAELILVKSGKHLEDNLRYLLFLLFACSLISVCLAGLIAYVVAFYLLQPVQRIINAARVINTNQLRDVIPVKNTNDELQELTETINSMLVRIDESLQQQQNFFASASHELKTPLAIMRAEIEVELMKANADHHFTALLKSQLNEINRLQQVVQEFLLVSQLKSGGISLYKEPVDLSSVILKLFNRISPLLTPKKLKANIDFDQETESFMINADLDKLFIILLNLTENAIKYSPEGKLINCHIQETADKRFMQLSIANTISEENIPTTKLPTAFYRQDLRQNGAGLGLWLCKEIIELHEGELEISSVGYQFTAVLTLPKL; encoded by the coding sequence ATGTACAGAAAAAACTTCGGCATTAAATTAAAAATCACGATAGCATTTAGCCTGATCTTTATTTTGCTGAGTTTTTCGTTCAATCTATATTGTTACCGGCAGATCAGAAGCTTGATGATTGCCGATAATGATGCGGGCTTGCTTGCCCGGGCAAATGCATTGTTGAGCAAGATCGAGATTTCGCCGGTCATCATTCCATTGCCCGATAACAATACTGATATCAGGGTTTTCTACCATTCGGGCAGCAAAATCATCACTGTTTTTGAGTCGCCTGGAATTATAAAAAAAATCAAAACCCCTTTAAAAACGGGCGTAACTGATACGTTAGGCATGCGGGTTGCCTATGTTGTTAACAATAATGAGGAAAACCCGGCAGAACTGATATTAGTAAAAAGTGGGAAGCATCTGGAGGACAACCTGCGCTATTTACTTTTTTTACTTTTTGCCTGTAGCCTGATCAGCGTTTGTTTGGCCGGGCTAATTGCCTATGTTGTTGCGTTCTACCTATTACAACCTGTTCAACGTATCATCAATGCGGCAAGGGTGATTAATACCAATCAGCTTCGCGATGTTATTCCTGTTAAAAACACCAATGATGAACTACAAGAATTAACCGAAACCATTAATAGTATGCTGGTGCGTATAGACGAATCACTACAGCAACAACAAAACTTTTTTGCATCCGCATCGCACGAATTGAAGACGCCGCTGGCCATCATGAGGGCGGAAATTGAGGTGGAACTGATGAAAGCTAATGCCGACCATCACTTTACAGCACTGTTAAAAAGCCAACTCAACGAGATCAACCGGCTTCAACAGGTAGTGCAGGAGTTTCTGCTGGTAAGCCAGCTGAAGAGCGGCGGCATATCACTTTATAAAGAGCCTGTCGATCTGTCTTCTGTTATTTTAAAGCTCTTTAACCGGATATCACCGTTGTTAACTCCTAAAAAGCTGAAAGCAAATATAGATTTTGACCAGGAAACGGAAAGCTTTATGATCAATGCAGACCTTGACAAGCTGTTCATCATCCTACTGAATCTAACCGAAAACGCTATTAAATATAGCCCCGAAGGAAAGCTGATCAACTGCCATATCCAGGAAACTGCTGATAAACGTTTTATGCAGTTGAGCATTGCCAACACCATCTCAGAGGAAAACATTCCCACAACGAAGCTGCCAACCGCCTTTTACCGCCAGGATTTGCGCCAGAACGGCGCAGGGTTAGGTTTATGGTTATGTAAGGAAATTATTGAATTACATGAAGGGGAACTCGAAATTTCAAGCGTCGGTTATCAATTTACTGCTGTACTTACTTTACCAAAGCTTTAA
- a CDS encoding response regulator transcription factor, whose protein sequence is MKILLVEDEAKLAGFIADALNQAGHNCDHLDDGTKGMEAAMVNDYDLLLLDLMLPSMNGFEVIKALRSFNNETPVIILSALNDTENVIKGLDLGAIDYLKKPFDLEELLARVRAVLRRSLAQGSLKLQVEDLKVDLLSREVSRNNVNIILSNREFALLEYLLSNPNKVVTKSQILEKVWDINFDPGSNVVEVHLYQLRKKMDRGFAVELIHTVIGRGYVLKGEVTKG, encoded by the coding sequence ATGAAAATATTATTGGTTGAAGACGAAGCGAAATTAGCGGGCTTTATTGCCGACGCCCTCAACCAGGCAGGTCATAACTGTGATCATTTGGATGATGGAACCAAGGGCATGGAAGCTGCAATGGTAAATGATTACGATCTCCTCTTACTCGACCTGATGCTGCCATCTATGAATGGCTTTGAGGTAATTAAGGCCTTGCGAAGTTTTAATAATGAAACTCCTGTTATCATTCTAAGCGCACTTAACGACACCGAAAATGTTATAAAAGGACTTGACCTCGGCGCAATCGATTATCTTAAAAAGCCCTTTGACCTTGAAGAATTATTGGCAAGGGTACGCGCTGTACTGCGCCGAAGTTTAGCCCAGGGAAGCCTCAAATTACAAGTAGAAGACTTAAAAGTTGACCTGCTCAGCAGGGAAGTATCCCGTAATAATGTAAACATCATATTAAGCAATCGTGAGTTTGCTTTGTTGGAATATTTGCTGTCAAACCCCAATAAGGTGGTTACCAAATCGCAAATATTGGAAAAAGTCTGGGATATCAACTTCGATCCGGGCAGCAATGTTGTTGAAGTTCATTTATACCAGTTGAGAAAAAAAATGGATCGTGGTTTCGCTGTGGAATTGATACATACCGTAATTGGCCGGGGATATGTATTAAAAGGAGAAGTTACAAAAGGATAA
- a CDS encoding LytR/AlgR family response regulator transcription factor: MRIYLNQEHLLNEIEYPRRYRSENLTKTAAVIWGAVLLFLLLFKPFGVYEPEQKMNYFLICCFHASSPAIITYAYFGTLNYLKEKRKLFRKWTLLREYGHIGFVLLLTGTSSFLMRDLIYRNEDNWSVRYLWEEIRNCFVAGTLFYVLLRLGDFYFQSQKGSPFVVQFIPLDSEPVKEDQPQKLFIKTQVKQDDFSLYLKDLLFVKADGNYIELTTCKDGLVNNELKRISLTQFEAQLAAYPYFLRCHRAYLVNMRHVEKVSGNSQGYLLTLGTAEAKVPVSRTQLDIFNTRYQQLKQVYSI, encoded by the coding sequence ATGCGAATTTATCTGAACCAGGAGCATTTACTTAACGAGATTGAATATCCGCGGCGATACCGGTCAGAAAATTTGACTAAAACTGCTGCTGTTATTTGGGGCGCTGTTTTGCTGTTTCTTTTGTTGTTTAAACCATTTGGTGTTTATGAGCCGGAGCAAAAGATGAATTATTTTTTAATTTGTTGTTTTCACGCCTCGTCGCCCGCAATCATCACCTATGCATACTTTGGAACTCTTAACTATTTAAAAGAAAAAAGGAAGCTGTTTAGAAAATGGACTTTGCTTCGCGAGTATGGGCATATAGGCTTTGTGCTGCTTTTAACGGGTACATCCAGCTTTTTAATGCGCGATTTGATTTACCGGAACGAGGATAATTGGTCGGTACGCTACTTGTGGGAAGAGATAAGAAACTGCTTTGTAGCGGGCACTTTGTTTTATGTGCTTTTGAGGCTGGGCGATTTTTATTTTCAATCCCAAAAAGGCTCGCCATTTGTTGTTCAATTTATCCCGTTGGATAGTGAGCCGGTGAAAGAGGATCAACCGCAAAAGCTCTTCATCAAAACACAAGTTAAGCAAGATGATTTTAGCTTGTATTTAAAAGATCTGCTTTTTGTGAAAGCAGATGGCAACTATATCGAATTGACAACCTGTAAAGACGGACTTGTCAATAACGAGCTCAAACGAATTTCGCTAACACAATTTGAAGCACAGCTTGCTGCATACCCGTATTTCTTGCGGTGCCACAGGGCGTATTTGGTGAACATGCGGCATGTTGAAAAAGTATCGGGTAACTCACAGGGATACCTGCTTACTTTGGGTACTGCCGAAGCAAAGGTGCCCGTTTCGAGAACTCAGTTGGATATTTTCAATACGCGTTATCAACAACTTAAGCAGGTGTATAGTATTTAA
- a CDS encoding acyltransferase family protein, which yields MPSNTTSFQPHSGQPSKLFYIDNIKVLLTILVILHHTLVTYGAPGGWYYTQKATHIGALLPMTLFVSINQSFFMGSFFMLSAYFTPPSYDRKGAGKFIADRLIRLGIPLLFYSFIFSPLLSYMVYYFAQGRHITYFQYLGGYNNWIEFGVMWFVAALLVFTMIYVVTRRFIKTTFKSALPVPTAGVILLFAVLLGVISFLVRILFPVGWVLKPLGFQLGHFPQYIALFIVGLLAYRNQWFNTLSERTGKRLALSAWLCLLFFPVFFIIKLKLNMPIGWYSGGLHWQSLLYAVWEQWVGLSILTALLSTGKRYWNSSSPLLGKLARCSYGVYILHPLAIISLSLSVRTWSADPAIKLLLVAPLAVLSSFLIGALFVLIPGVKKII from the coding sequence ATGCCATCTAATACAACATCGTTTCAACCCCATTCCGGGCAGCCCAGTAAATTATTTTATATCGATAATATTAAGGTGCTGTTAACTATACTGGTTATTCTTCATCACACATTGGTTACCTATGGGGCGCCTGGTGGCTGGTATTACACGCAAAAAGCAACTCATATTGGCGCGCTCCTTCCTATGACATTGTTTGTGAGTATTAACCAGTCCTTTTTTATGGGGTCTTTCTTCATGTTGTCGGCCTATTTCACACCCCCTTCTTACGACAGAAAGGGCGCGGGCAAATTTATTGCAGACCGGCTTATTAGGCTGGGCATCCCATTGCTGTTCTATTCCTTTATCTTTTCACCTTTGCTTAGCTACATGGTTTATTATTTTGCCCAGGGTAGGCATATTACTTACTTCCAGTATCTGGGCGGTTATAACAATTGGATTGAATTTGGTGTCATGTGGTTTGTTGCAGCCTTATTGGTTTTCACCATGATTTATGTAGTAACGCGGCGCTTTATTAAAACCACATTCAAAAGCGCTTTACCTGTACCAACTGCGGGTGTAATTTTGCTGTTTGCAGTACTGCTGGGCGTCATCAGTTTTTTGGTCAGGATATTATTTCCGGTAGGATGGGTGCTTAAACCTTTAGGTTTCCAGTTGGGGCATTTCCCTCAATACATCGCATTGTTCATCGTTGGATTGCTGGCCTACCGTAATCAATGGTTTAACACGTTGTCCGAACGGACAGGTAAACGTCTTGCCCTATCGGCATGGCTATGCTTATTGTTCTTCCCCGTATTTTTTATTATCAAGCTAAAGCTTAATATGCCAATAGGCTGGTACTCGGGCGGCTTGCATTGGCAGTCGTTATTATATGCGGTATGGGAACAATGGGTCGGGCTATCTATCCTGACGGCCCTATTAAGTACCGGCAAACGATATTGGAATTCATCATCGCCCCTGCTTGGCAAATTGGCCCGTTGCTCCTACGGCGTTTACATACTTCATCCCCTGGCCATTATTTCATTATCGCTCTCGGTAAGAACCTGGTCGGCCGATCCTGCTATTAAACTATTGTTGGTGGCTCCCTTAGCTGTATTGAGCAGCTTTTTAATAGGGGCGCTTTTTGTGCTGATTCCAGGTGTAAAGAAGATTATTTAA
- a CDS encoding serine hydrolase — MPFINKKNIFFVVLIIAAAQAKAQTKYTAIDALINRSNQLGLFNGNVLIIDQGKEVYRKAIGYTDATRQTLLTDRYRFHIGSIAKEFNATAIMMLKEQGKLAVDDKISKYITGLPAWAQTISIKNLLQYTSGLPELKWKNIQNDAAAMDSLKKIAKLDFEPGTQYTYNNSNTFLQRQIVAKITGMSFTAFVTKKILQPLKMTTALVDPDENTPLMAKSYNNSGVQSPMATSISGWTALTLDDFYKWEQSLEHFRLISPASTGELLTPFAPDRQCGLGGGEMNGNQLAGHTHDGTALNYQALLTANAKIGRTVILMTNNKQNVLYDINGAIQNILDGKPYVQPKKQVITALQDKLDNATGTGLLTDYQQLKIKYPDDYNFDTETALNTVGYALLNKKNYEAAIAIFEYNTTLFPKSGNVFDSLAEAYETKGDKAKALINYKRSVELDPSNDSAKEKIATLGR; from the coding sequence ATGCCATTCATCAACAAGAAAAATATCTTTTTTGTAGTTTTGATCATCGCTGCGGCCCAGGCTAAAGCGCAAACCAAATACACCGCTATCGATGCTTTGATCAACAGGTCAAATCAGCTCGGCTTATTTAACGGGAATGTTTTGATTATTGACCAGGGAAAAGAAGTTTATCGCAAAGCGATTGGCTATACAGATGCTACCCGGCAAACATTACTTACAGACAGGTACCGTTTCCATATTGGTTCCATCGCCAAGGAGTTTAATGCCACTGCCATAATGATGCTCAAAGAACAAGGAAAGCTGGCCGTTGACGATAAAATTTCCAAATACATCACCGGCTTGCCTGCATGGGCGCAAACCATCAGTATCAAAAACCTGCTGCAATACACCAGCGGCCTGCCCGAATTAAAATGGAAAAATATCCAAAACGATGCCGCTGCTATGGATTCGCTTAAAAAGATAGCGAAGCTGGATTTTGAGCCCGGTACCCAATATACTTATAATAACAGTAACACGTTTTTGCAACGCCAGATTGTAGCCAAGATAACAGGCATGAGCTTCACAGCCTTTGTGACGAAAAAAATATTGCAACCGTTAAAAATGACAACTGCCCTGGTTGATCCCGACGAGAATACGCCGTTAATGGCCAAATCGTACAATAACAGTGGAGTACAATCGCCAATGGCAACGTCAATATCCGGATGGACGGCTCTTACCCTTGATGATTTTTATAAGTGGGAACAAAGCCTGGAACATTTCCGCCTCATCAGTCCCGCCTCTACCGGAGAGTTGCTTACTCCGTTTGCGCCAGACAGGCAATGCGGACTGGGCGGCGGCGAAATGAATGGCAATCAACTGGCAGGGCATACGCACGATGGCACAGCGCTTAATTACCAGGCCCTGCTCACTGCCAATGCTAAAATAGGGCGAACTGTTATTTTGATGACCAATAACAAACAGAATGTTCTGTACGATATAAATGGTGCCATACAAAACATACTGGATGGCAAGCCTTACGTGCAACCCAAAAAGCAAGTGATTACTGCCTTGCAGGATAAACTGGATAACGCCACCGGCACCGGCTTGCTGACTGACTACCAGCAGCTGAAAATAAAATACCCTGATGATTATAATTTTGATACCGAAACAGCGCTCAATACCGTTGGCTATGCCTTGCTGAACAAAAAGAACTATGAGGCGGCGATTGCTATTTTTGAATACAATACAACTTTATTCCCCAAATCCGGAAATGTTTTTGATAGCCTGGCCGAAGCGTACGAAACCAAGGGAGACAAGGCCAAAGCATTGATCAATTACAAAAGATCGGTAGAATTGGATCCGTCGAATGATTCGGCTAAAGAGAAGATAGCAACCCTTGGGCGGTAG
- a CDS encoding HNH endonuclease: MNKKAPRVQGSRSKLRDYFTENVGVVLDSNTLREIAGTSEWARRVRELRNEEGMNIVTHNDRSTLKPGEYMLVNLKPVPSFERGISKETRAFVLDRNGFTCQMCGAAAGEPNPFDANRKTRLHIGHIIDKSMGGSDDPGNLRAICSVCNEGASNLTLNRPQAIKLLAQIRRAPSSDQLDVLNWLIQKFPLQAKTLTEDK; the protein is encoded by the coding sequence ATGAACAAAAAAGCGCCAAGAGTACAAGGATCGAGATCGAAGCTGCGTGATTACTTTACTGAAAATGTAGGCGTAGTTTTGGATTCAAATACGTTAAGAGAAATTGCAGGAACCAGTGAATGGGCGCGACGTGTACGTGAATTACGCAACGAAGAAGGAATGAATATAGTTACCCATAACGACCGCAGCACCCTTAAGCCTGGTGAGTACATGCTTGTTAATCTTAAGCCTGTTCCTTCATTTGAAAGAGGAATCTCCAAAGAAACCCGAGCTTTTGTATTAGACAGAAACGGATTTACATGCCAAATGTGTGGTGCTGCTGCAGGAGAACCCAATCCATTCGATGCCAATAGAAAAACCAGATTACATATTGGACATATTATTGATAAATCAATGGGAGGAAGCGATGACCCTGGAAACTTACGCGCAATTTGCTCTGTTTGTAATGAAGGTGCATCCAATCTTACCCTTAACCGCCCCCAGGCTATCAAATTACTCGCACAAATAAGAAGAGCTCCATCATCAGATCAGCTCGATGTATTAAATTGGCTCATTCAAAAATTCCCGTTACAGGCTAAAACACTTACGGAAGATAAATAG
- a CDS encoding DNA cytosine methyltransferase — MDKEIIFAYMSRIYTSIEICAGAGGQAIGLDQAGFEHLALVELENLACQTLRFNKPQWNVIEKDVRNFSATKYEGVDLFAGGVPCPPFSIAGKQLGKDDERDLFPEALRLVRECSPKAVMLENVKGILSAKFEGYRNQIIAELNSLGYQCTWKLINSSDYGVSQLRPRAILVALKKEYFDLFTWPEKNQLFVPSVGQLLFEEITSLGWDASNWVNKAARIAPTLVGGSKKHGGADLGPTRAKQAWAEMGICGKGLADAPPAADFTGLPRLTLKMTALIQGFPSSWKFVGKKTPAYRQVGNAFPPPVAKAVGESIIRALKLHEQKSAKSTRIEIEAA, encoded by the coding sequence TTGGATAAAGAAATTATCTTTGCCTATATGTCAAGGATATATACTTCAATAGAGATATGCGCTGGTGCCGGCGGTCAGGCCATCGGGTTGGACCAAGCCGGTTTTGAGCACCTGGCTTTAGTGGAACTCGAAAATCTTGCCTGTCAAACTTTGAGATTCAACAAGCCACAATGGAATGTTATTGAGAAAGATGTTAGAAATTTTTCTGCTACCAAATATGAAGGCGTCGACCTTTTTGCGGGAGGAGTACCTTGTCCGCCATTTTCGATAGCCGGCAAACAATTAGGTAAAGATGATGAGCGAGACTTATTTCCCGAAGCGTTAAGGTTAGTTAGAGAATGCTCCCCCAAGGCAGTTATGCTGGAAAACGTAAAAGGAATTCTTTCAGCCAAATTTGAAGGATACAGAAATCAGATTATTGCCGAATTAAATAGTTTGGGGTATCAATGTACATGGAAATTAATTAACTCTTCTGATTATGGGGTTTCGCAATTGCGGCCGAGAGCTATCCTTGTTGCATTAAAAAAAGAATATTTCGATTTGTTCACCTGGCCAGAAAAAAACCAACTTTTTGTGCCTTCAGTAGGCCAGCTTTTATTTGAAGAAATTACCTCGTTGGGATGGGACGCTTCGAATTGGGTTAACAAAGCGGCTCGGATAGCACCCACTTTGGTGGGAGGCTCAAAAAAGCATGGAGGTGCAGATCTGGGGCCAACCAGAGCAAAACAAGCGTGGGCAGAAATGGGCATTTGTGGAAAAGGACTTGCTGACGCCCCGCCTGCGGCCGATTTTACCGGCCTCCCCCGCCTGACACTGAAAATGACAGCACTAATCCAAGGCTTCCCTTCTTCGTGGAAATTTGTTGGAAAAAAAACGCCGGCCTACCGCCAGGTTGGAAATGCCTTTCCGCCACCTGTAGCAAAAGCCGTTGGAGAATCGATTATCAGAGCATTAAAATTACATGAACAAAAAAGCGCCAAGAGTACAAGGATCGAGATCGAAGCTGCGTGA